The Branchiostoma lanceolatum isolate klBraLanc5 chromosome 10, klBraLanc5.hap2, whole genome shotgun sequence genome has a window encoding:
- the LOC136443816 gene encoding von Willebrand factor A domain-containing protein 5B1-like, whose translation MPGLINIHSRTRIPLQASRASACLIGYSLGLTASLTYYNDQDVPVDTMFVYPVDESCVVVGFEALVGGRTISLQLKDGPSISREATPTTSQSNAENDLQTEGNCWHRARAEAQSNQDEEERSDAPHERPAALHERPEALHERTNAQHEQARKFQELSAPQTNKSSKDLEQFSQDDWLYRQTAFIVDEHETREIFTVNIGSLPAYETATVLVSISSEIRNGKNGALRCTLPHICTPRFRNQSFELVTSPEDSKSSLTSTNYSMGYGTEDASFTACRNLMDIVQETAINPFPYEFEFQLEVKMPCLLAGVESPTHSIRVDADPYARNANEVFVTLAEQHTYSEDVQVLLYLSDSHKPAIILEHGDMSISGYEEYVKSRRSFKRLQREKEEKSSSNVDYLRGRLHKDLMHHAAIMLSFFPDFSSIPPRDPSKIPGNFIFILDRSGSMSGANIAGARETLLLFLKSLPTCCLFNIVSFGSSYKPMFSTSVAYTQQNVEKASADIKKMRADMGGTNILAPLQWVFSAPVTSGYPRQVFLLTDGSVSNTGTVIDLVRKNVYNTRCFALGIGPKASRSLVQGVGSAGGGASELIQEGERIQPKVVACLKRALQPCISDITVTWCPPAGIEVLQSPKCLPPLFPGDRLVAYAVLYDVLVVEPRPRDEEIEETTEGSSSTVSQSTTSDFSEATSSVNTGDLLRDIVDEISSKKKDRHENELREPVRKIRKISDLGKSASMGPRSPEREFLTEVGGEENGAHRRRGNSLEVPDLSRSNRTRKISGQGGSDIDLMMLQRMLGKLFETGGQGMEDFKVTKLRPEDQDVGPCAPQETAAKVKEDAQERSRDHPSSSDADGAGSDVGAGSDEDSSDSRTEDRQPKQNGVTPRGPLSPKSRDMSVDDFLTSVQKHCDWRRRAGKSKAVIRGLVFEEEFVYEIPFDVSEAIDPDRPTLDPEDNIWDETIHQLAARSIILDLEERLQRSEKSLPEDSPSVGPLCPETDWWLCCVLLDIAPVGPLCPETVLDEARAKIIHTSQSANIISRYTSFCAVDEDTNESLPSLLEQRLPLDKQPRTSNRRSGFSAGLGRRTSSMESEEDDSFHLQDMKGHAADSISLRSAPTSGFIAGRRRDSAVSSISMALPRRRSKRRQSSSQSKLFRSRFGSFGSRKLGGTPSARPLYKAYSSKSLTPEVVTLAILVDLQLACGAWRMDALLAKALGVSLEQLQRSNPMVTPKKVLNLACDSRICLQPFQTVKSHRITKKRQRQMKHGALKESGRRRTERSSPDQNGEQNGKTSSSDETMQVEKTNSVEAQEEEEEGEAVRRDEESRKETDKKCTEEILRLSEQIQKLSLDVERDDLYQKAHAQPKSRGRSMSVTICEFARSPTSPSNLPSNLPRRRSLSDGFGPIKPFDPEGRRMQMGHPKLEPIPSLSADGDEHRVAPKKPKRTSVCEAIITMATKEEGPKSSESENSEGHLPKDQTEADTRERTYSNTSTRSTGSVRFKNVDHPEAEGDRREGVSRWKPESRRDSAFSVQSGASYTSEASQGDGARGSSGEESPGPEGDDNTESMAWATAVVLCWLELKCSSYLQEWELLAAKATTWLGDLSPQLPKGFDAGSVRTSAAQALVLLQSKDGKDGKVINKKTQSTRL comes from the exons ATGCCTGGGCTCATTAATATTCATAGCAGGACCCGGATACCCCTGCAGGCGTCACGGGCGTCCGCATGCCTGATTGGCTACTCACTGGGACTGACGGCATCACTAACCTACTACAATGATCAG GATGTTCCGGTGGACACGATGTTTGTGTACCCTGTGGACGAGAGCTGCGTGGTGGTCGGGTTCGAGGCGCTGGTTGGTGGACGGACCATCAGCCTGCAGCTGAAGGACGGCCCGTCAATCAGCAGGGAGGCCACGCCCACTACGTCACAG TCCAACGCAGAGAACGATCTACAGACAGAAGGAAACTGTTGGCATCGAGCGAGAGCAGAGGCACAAAGCAACCAGGATGAAGAAGAGCGATCCGATGCTCCACATGAACGGCCCGCTGCACTACATGAGCGACCCGAAGCGCTACACGAACGGACCAATGCGCAACATGAACAGGCACGGAAATTCCAAGAGCTAAGTGCACCACAAACGAACAAAAGTAGCAAAGATCTA GAGCAGTTCAGCCAGGACGACTGGCTGTACCGCCAGACCGCCTTCATCGTGGATGAGCACGAAACGAGAGAGATCTTCACGGTAAACATCGGCTCGCTGCCTGCCTACGAGACCGCCACGGTCCTGGTCAGCATCTCTTCGGAGATCAGGAATGGAAAGAACGGGGCTCTGAGGTGCACGCTTCCGCACATCTGCACGCCAAG GTTCAGGAACCAGAGTTTTGAGTTGGTTACCAGCCCAGAGGACAGCAAAAGCAGCCTGACCAGTACGAACTACAGTATGGGATACGGCACAGAGGACGCCAGCTTCACCGCCTGCAGGAACCTCATGGACATCGTCCAGGAAACCGCCATCAACCCCTTCCCGTACGAGTTCGAGTTCCAG TTGGAAGTGAAGATGCCGTGCCTGCTTGCCGGTGTGGAGAGTCCGACCCACTCCATCAGGGTAGACGCCGACCCGTACGCACGGAACGCTAATGAG GTGTTCGTGACCCTAGCCGAGCAGCACACCTACAGCGAAGACGTCCAGGTATTGTTGTACCTGTCCGATTCACACAAGCCGGCGATAATCCTCGAGCACGGCGACATGAGTATTTCCGGGTACGAGGAGTACGTCAAGTCGCGCAGGAGCTTCAAGAGGCTACAGcgggagaaggaggagaaatCGTCGTCTAATGTGGACTATCTCAGGGGCAGGTTGCACAAG gatcTGATGCACCACGCCGCCATCATGCTCTCGTTCTTTCCGGACTTCTCGTCCATCCCACCACGTGACCCGTCCAAGATTCCCGGAAACTTCATCTTCATCCTGGACAGGAGCGGCAGCATGAGCGGGGCCAACATCGCAG GTGCCCGTGAGACGCTGCTATTGTTCCTGAAGAGCCTGCCGACCTGCTGCCTGTTCAACATCGTGAGTTTCGGCTCCAGCTACAAGCCCATGTTCAGCACAAGCGTGGCCTACACGCAGCAGAACGTGGAGAAGGCGTCAGCCGACATCAAGAAAATGCGTGCCGATATGGGAG GCACGAACATCCTAGCGCCGCTTCAGTGGGTGTTCTCTGCGCCTGTGACGTCAGGCTACCCTCGGCAGGTGTTTCTGCTGACGGACGGGAGCGTCAGCAACACGGGCACGGTCATCGACCTCGTCAGGAAAAACGTCTACAATACCAG GTGTTTCGCCCTGGGAATCGGCCCGAAAGCCTCGCGCTCGCTGGTGCAGGGCGTGGGTTCGGCGGGAGGGGGCGCTTCAGAGCTGATCCAGGAGGGGGAGAGGATCCAGCCAAAG GTTGTCGCCTGTCTGAAGCGGGCCTTGCAGCCGTGCATCAGCGACATCACGGTGACGTGGTGCCCCCCGGCGGGGATCGAGGTACTGCAGTCTCCCAAGTGTCTCCCACCGCTGTTCCCCGGTGACCGGCTGGTGGCGTACGCCGTGCTGTACGACGTGCTGGTGGTGGAACCGCGGCCCAGGGACGAGGAGATAGAGGAGACCACGGAAGGGTCAAGCTCAACCGTCTCACAG AGCACGACCAGTGACTTCTCGGAGGCCACCAGCAGCGTGAACACGGGCGACCTGCTCCGGGACATCGTGGACGAGATCTCCAGCAAGAAGAAGGACAGGCACGAGAACGAGCTGAGGGAACCCGTCAGGAAG ATCCGGAAGATCAGTGATCTAGGGAAGTCCGCGTCCATGGGCCCGCGCAGTCCTGAGAGGGAGTTCCTGACGGAAGTCGGCGGAGAGGAGAACGGGGCGCACAGGAGGAGAGGGAACTCTCTGGAG GTTCCAGATCTAAGCAGATCGAATCGCACCCGGAAGATCTCAGGGCAAGGCGGAAGTGACATCGACCTGATGATGCTGCAGAGGATGCTGGGAAAGCTGTTCGAAACTGGAGGGCAGGGCATGGAAGACTTCAAGGTCACAAAATTACGTCCCGAGGACCAAGATGTCGGACCTTGTGCTCCTCAAGAAACTGCAGCGAAGGTTAAAGAAGATGCACAAGAAAGATCCCGAGATCACCCCAGCAGTTCTGACGCAGACGGCGCAGGAAGTGACGTCGGTGCCGGAAGTGACGAAGACAGTAGTGACAGCAGAACTGAGGACAGGCAGccgaaacaaaatggcgtcacCCCCAGAGGACCGCTGAGTCCGAAGTCACGTGACATGAGCGTCGACGACTTCCTGACGTCAGTGCAGAAGCACTGTGATTGGAGACGGCGAGCGGGAAAGAGCAAGGCCGTCATCCGGGGTCTGGTGTTCGAGGAGGAGTTCGTATATGAG ATCCCGTTCGACGTCAGCGAGGCCATTGACCCCGACCGGCCGACCCTTGACCCGGAAGATAACATCTGGGACGAGACGATCCACCAGCTGGCTGCGCGCTCCATCATCTTGGACCTGGAGGAGAGGCTGCAGAGGAGCGAGAAGAGCCTGCCGGAAG ATAGCCCTTCTGTAGGCCCCCTGTGTCCGGAGACTGACTGGTGGCTGTGTTGTGTGTTGTTAGATATCGCCCCTGTAGGACCCCTGTGCCCCGAGACGGTGCTAGACGAGGCCCGGGCGAAGATCATCCACACGAGTCAGTCCGCGAACATCATCTCCCGGTACACCTCCTTCTGCGCCGTGGACGAGGACACCAACGAGTCGCTACCGTCCCTGCTGGAGCAAAGGCTGCCACTGGACAAACAGCCAAG GACCAGTAACCGGCGGTCGGGGTTCTCTGCCGGGCTGGGCCGCCGAACCTCCAGTATGGAGTCAGAAGAGGACGACAGCTTTCATCTCCAGGACATGAAGG GCCACGCCGCGGACTCCATCTCGCTCCGTTCCGCTCCAACATCCGGCTTCATCGCCGGCAGGAGGAGGGATTCCGCCG TGTCGTCCATCTCCATGGCGTTGCCCCGCCGCCGGTCCAAGCGGCGTCAGTCCTCATCCCAGTCCAAACTCTTCCGGTCCCGGTTCGGCTCCTTCGGATCACGCAAGCTGGGAGGGACGCCGTCTGCCAGGCCACTATATAAA GCATACTCCAGTAAGTCCCTTACCCCGGAAGTGGTGACCCTGGCCATCCTGGTGGACCTACAGCTGGCCTGCGGCGCGTGGCGCATGGATGCACTTCTGGCCAAGGCGCTAGGGGTCTCCCTTGAGCAGTTGCAGCGGTCGAACCCGATGGTGACGCCCAAGAAGGTGTTGAACCTGGCGTGCGACAGCCGCATCTGCCTGCAGCCTTTTCAGACAGTCAAATCGCACAG GATCACCAAGAAGCGCCAGAGGCAGATGAAACATGGAGCACTGAAGGAATCCGGTAGGCGGCGCACCGAGAGATCCAGCCCTGACCAGAACGGCGAGCAGAACGGGAAGACGTCATCTTCTGACGAAACCATGCAGGTGGAGAAGACGAACTCCGTGGAGGcgcaagaggaggaggaggagggggaggctGTAAGAAGAGATGAGGAAAGTAGAAAGGAAACGGATAAGAAATGTACCGAGGAGATTCTCAGACTCTCCGAGCAGATACAGAAACTGTCGCTGGACGTCGAGCGAGACGATTTGTACCAAAAGGCGCATGCGCAGCCCAAGTCACGTGGGCGGTCTATGTCGGTCACCATCTGCGAGTTCGCTAGGTCGCCGACGTCGCCTAGCAACCTGCCTAGCAACCTCCCGAGGCGGAGGAGCCTGTCCGATGGGTTCGGGCCGATCAAACCATTCGATCCAGAGGGGAGGCGAATGCAGATGGGTCATCCAAAGTTAGAGCCTATCCCCTCTTTATCAGCGGACGGTGACGAGCACAGAGTAGCTCCGAAAAAGCCCAAACGCACTTCTGTTTGTGAAGCCAttattaccatggcaacaaaagAAGAAGGACCAAAATCTTCGGAGTCAGAAAACTCGGAGGGCCATCTCCCCAAAGATCAGACAGAAGCCGACACGCGGGAAAGGACCTACAGCAACACCAGCACCCGCAGCACCGGAAGTGTTCGCTTCAAGAACGTGGATCACCCGGAAGCAGAAGGTGACAGAAGGGAAGGGGTCTCCAGGTGGAAACCCGAATCACGACGGGACAGCGCCTTCAGTGTTCAGAGCGGCGCCAGCTACACCAGCGAGGCATCCCAGGGGGACGGGGCGAGGGGTTCCTCGGGGGAGGAGAGCCCTGGCCCAGAGGGAGATGACAACACGGAGAGCATGGCATGGGCTACGGCAGTTGTCCTCTGCTGGCTAGAGTTAAAATGTTCCAG TTACCTCCAAGAGTGGGAGCTGCTTGCCGCCAAGGCGACCACGTGGCTcggtgacctttcaccccaacTGCCCAAGGGGTTCGACGCGGGAAGCGTGAGGACGTCTGCTGCGCAGGCGCTGGTCCTCCTGCAGAGCAAGGACGGGAAGGACGGCAAGGTCatcaacaagaagacgcaatcCACACGACTGTAA